In Neorhizobium galegae, the following proteins share a genomic window:
- a CDS encoding YjgN family protein — MAMAETAPRAAEGQSFERASFTGSASEYFGIWIVNVLLTIVTLGIYSAWAKVRRMRYFYGNTVILDRAFEYHATGKQIFIGRLIVIAFLIVLNIGTAIFPPIGILTPIVILIALPWLIKRSLRFNARVTSYRNVRFDFVGTAGGAFVAIMLGSLVAFISFGILAPLASRWTWRYLFNNLRYGDRPFSSDPQLGRLYGVWVLPALIVFLGSIVFGFIAFVVIIGAAAVMRESAELTSTQMTVLSIAGLYAGLFIYFILYGVAGLFYRAGVRNVAWSAAELDGRHQLVSDISRLRYAWIAISNVIVTVLTLGLMRPWAAVRMARYVNEHTGIRINGDPGEILSSIEASGAAISAEYMDMEGFDFGF; from the coding sequence ATGGCAATGGCAGAGACGGCGCCTCGGGCGGCGGAAGGACAGTCGTTTGAACGGGCATCCTTCACCGGCAGCGCCAGCGAATATTTCGGCATCTGGATCGTCAACGTTCTGCTGACGATCGTCACCCTCGGCATCTATTCGGCCTGGGCGAAGGTGCGGCGCATGCGATATTTCTACGGCAACACGGTCATTCTCGATCGCGCCTTCGAGTATCACGCCACCGGCAAGCAGATCTTCATCGGCCGGCTGATCGTCATCGCGTTCCTGATCGTGCTCAACATCGGCACGGCGATCTTTCCGCCGATCGGCATCCTGACCCCGATCGTGATCCTGATCGCTCTGCCGTGGCTCATCAAGCGCAGCCTGCGCTTCAACGCCCGGGTGACGAGCTATCGCAACGTGCGTTTCGATTTCGTCGGCACGGCAGGCGGCGCCTTCGTTGCTATCATGCTCGGCAGCTTGGTAGCCTTCATTTCCTTCGGCATCCTGGCGCCGCTTGCGAGCCGCTGGACCTGGCGATACCTCTTCAACAACCTGCGTTACGGCGACCGGCCGTTTTCCAGCGACCCGCAGCTTGGCCGGCTCTATGGCGTCTGGGTCCTGCCGGCATTGATCGTATTCCTGGGCAGCATCGTCTTCGGTTTCATTGCCTTCGTCGTGATCATCGGTGCTGCGGCCGTCATGCGCGAGAGCGCCGAATTGACGAGCACGCAGATGACCGTGCTGAGCATCGCCGGTCTCTATGCCGGTCTCTTCATCTATTTCATCCTCTACGGCGTTGCCGGTCTCTTCTATCGGGCGGGTGTGCGCAATGTCGCCTGGTCGGCGGCGGAGCTTGACGGTCGCCATCAGCTGGTCAGCGACATCTCCCGGCTGCGCTATGCCTGGATCGCAATCAGCAATGTGATCGTCACCGTGCTGACGCTTGGACTGATGCGCCCCTGGGCGGCGGTCAGGATGGCGCGGTATGTAAACGAACACACCGGCATCCGCATCAACGGCGACCCGGGCGAGATCCTCTCCTCGATCGAGGCGAGCGGTGCTGCGATCAGCGCCGAATACATGGATATGGAAGGGTTCGACTTTGGCTTCTGA
- a CDS encoding M48 family metallopeptidase gives MASDGAVIAKGEWHPANSSRAIPAVLRDDGILLVAAEEERVLASAVPERTEISPRVGSIPRRVSFPDGSVFETRDNDGIDTYLRDKRGARSGLIHRLEQFHPRLILMTLAVILLATTIYRFAVPVLVEVAVLVTPPFVPELIGSGTLASLDRAILKPSELPEGERQAISEGFSKLAVHSKGGQKAYQLYFRDGGVIGPNAFALPNGNLILTDDLVKLANGDREMVLGVLGHEIAHVEGEHSLRQLYRAAGVAALVMLIAGDVGSGVEDILTQGGALVALSYSRAAEAEADRRSVELMRAAGYDPAALSRFFAVLEDKLGDHEDASILSSHPGTPQRQQDIRNYAAELEGRPRAR, from the coding sequence TTGGCTTCTGACGGAGCGGTCATCGCCAAAGGTGAATGGCATCCGGCCAATTCCAGCCGCGCGATCCCGGCCGTTCTGCGCGACGACGGCATCCTCCTCGTGGCAGCGGAAGAGGAGCGGGTCCTCGCGTCGGCCGTGCCGGAGCGGACCGAGATCAGCCCGCGGGTCGGCTCGATCCCGCGGCGGGTGAGCTTTCCGGACGGATCCGTGTTCGAGACGCGCGACAACGACGGGATCGACACCTATCTGCGCGACAAGCGCGGCGCCCGCAGCGGCTTGATCCATCGGCTGGAGCAGTTCCATCCGCGGCTGATCCTGATGACGCTCGCCGTCATCCTCCTTGCCACCACGATCTACCGCTTCGCCGTCCCCGTTCTGGTGGAAGTCGCGGTTCTGGTGACGCCGCCCTTCGTGCCGGAACTGATCGGCTCCGGCACGCTGGCATCCCTCGATCGGGCCATCCTGAAACCGTCCGAATTGCCGGAAGGCGAGCGGCAGGCGATCTCCGAGGGCTTCTCGAAACTCGCCGTCCATTCAAAAGGCGGGCAAAAGGCCTATCAGCTTTATTTTCGGGATGGCGGCGTGATCGGCCCGAACGCCTTCGCACTCCCGAACGGCAACCTGATCCTAACCGATGATCTGGTGAAGCTCGCCAATGGCGACCGGGAAATGGTCCTTGGCGTGCTCGGCCACGAGATCGCCCACGTCGAAGGCGAACACAGCCTGCGGCAGCTTTACCGCGCCGCAGGCGTCGCCGCGCTGGTCATGCTCATTGCCGGCGATGTCGGCTCGGGCGTCGAGGACATCCTCACGCAGGGCGGCGCACTGGTGGCGCTGTCCTATTCCCGGGCCGCGGAAGCGGAGGCGGACCGCCGGTCTGTCGAGCTGATGCGGGCGGCCGGCTATGACCCGGCAGCACTATCCCGCTTCTTCGCGGTCCTCGAAGACAAGCTTGGAGATCATGAGGATGCAAGCATTCTCTCGAGCCATCCGGGCACCCCGCAACGTCAGCAGGACATCCGCAACTACGCCGCCGAGCTCGAAGGTCGGCCTCGGGCAAGGTAG
- a CDS encoding metalloregulator ArsR/SmtB family transcription factor codes for MMEEALSSNGSLQRVFEALASAPRRRILAYLAHTSLTAGEIASRFDMSKPSISQHLGVLENAGLIAKERQGQFIHYSIVPNNLANTLNGFVQEVCPVARPIKKESREIADAKTGAAEGSD; via the coding sequence ATGATGGAAGAAGCGTTGAGTTCGAATGGCTCGTTACAGCGCGTCTTTGAGGCACTGGCCTCAGCGCCGCGCCGGCGCATCCTGGCCTATCTGGCACATACGTCGCTGACGGCGGGGGAGATCGCGTCGCGCTTCGACATGTCTAAGCCTTCGATCTCCCAGCATCTCGGCGTGCTGGAGAATGCCGGCCTGATCGCCAAGGAGCGACAAGGCCAGTTCATCCACTATTCGATCGTGCCCAACAATCTTGCCAACACGCTGAACGGCTTCGTGCAAGAAGTCTGCCCTGTCGCGCGCCCAATCAAGAAGGAAAGCCGAGAGATCGCAGACGCAAAGACCGGTGCGGCGGAAGGAAGCGACTAG
- the rirA gene encoding iron-responsive transcriptional regulator RirA codes for MRLTKQTNYAVRMLMYCAANEGHLSRIPEIARAYGVSELFLFKILQPLNKAGLVETVRGRNGGVRLGRAADRITLFDVIKVTEDSFAMAECFEEGVAECPLVDSCGLNAALRKALNAFFDVLAEYTIDDLVKARPQINFLLGIDMLHLPKAIPKVVAPAA; via the coding sequence ATGCGCTTGACCAAACAGACGAATTACGCAGTACGGATGCTGATGTATTGTGCCGCCAACGAAGGCCACCTCAGCCGTATCCCCGAGATTGCAAGAGCATACGGCGTTTCCGAACTCTTCCTCTTCAAGATCCTCCAGCCGCTCAACAAGGCCGGTCTGGTGGAGACCGTGCGCGGCCGCAACGGTGGCGTAAGGCTTGGCCGCGCTGCTGACCGCATCACCCTTTTCGATGTCATCAAGGTGACGGAAGACAGCTTTGCCATGGCGGAGTGCTTCGAAGAGGGGGTCGCGGAATGCCCGCTTGTTGACAGCTGCGGCCTGAACGCCGCGCTTCGCAAGGCGCTCAACGCTTTCTTCGACGTGCTCGCGGAATACACGATCGACGACCTCGTCAAGGCGCGCCCGCAGATCAACTTCCTGCTGGGCATCGATATGCTGCACCTGCCGAAGGCCATCCCGAAGGTCGTCGCGCCGGCCGCTTGA
- a CDS encoding AbrB family transcriptional regulator yields MPLSELRTFALTALIGTAGALIAILIAFPAPYLIGPAIAITIAGLAGLNLAVPAQVRNACFIIVGVSMGATVTPEVIVAARTWPLSFVMVLVAVVILLYASSWVLQRFFHYDRITALLASSPGHLSYVLSLAAETRCDLRAVSVGQSVRVLALTITVPLIVEVFDLVGADPVLAPLVMSAPVLLVMLAVSALFGLLFMRWNFPAALLLGGVVVSIATHVTGFISGGVPNWLLVPTYVILGSVIGTRFCGVSITELRTSFVAGGVVTVVVIALAAAIAGGVSYLTGVPLDAALIAFAPGGLETMSAMAVMLHADPTYVGAHHVLRLMFLSVLMPIVLGKDARQR; encoded by the coding sequence ATGCCCCTTTCGGAACTGCGCACCTTCGCGCTGACTGCGCTGATCGGCACTGCCGGTGCGCTGATCGCAATTCTCATAGCTTTTCCAGCTCCTTACCTCATCGGTCCGGCAATCGCGATCACCATTGCGGGGCTTGCCGGGTTGAACCTGGCGGTGCCGGCGCAGGTCCGCAACGCCTGTTTCATCATCGTCGGCGTGTCGATGGGGGCGACCGTGACGCCGGAGGTGATCGTCGCGGCGCGCACCTGGCCTCTGAGTTTTGTCATGGTGCTCGTGGCGGTCGTGATCCTGCTTTATGCAAGCTCGTGGGTGCTGCAGCGGTTCTTCCACTATGACCGGATCACAGCGCTTCTTGCCTCCTCCCCCGGCCATTTGAGCTATGTGCTGAGCCTTGCTGCCGAAACCCGCTGCGACCTGCGTGCCGTCAGTGTCGGCCAGAGCGTGCGCGTGCTGGCACTGACGATTACGGTCCCGTTGATCGTGGAAGTCTTCGATCTCGTCGGCGCCGACCCGGTTCTGGCGCCTCTGGTAATGAGCGCGCCCGTTCTCCTGGTCATGCTCGCCGTGTCGGCGCTGTTCGGCCTTCTATTCATGCGCTGGAATTTTCCGGCGGCGCTGCTGCTTGGCGGCGTCGTGGTGTCGATCGCCACGCACGTGACGGGGTTCATCAGCGGCGGAGTTCCGAACTGGCTGCTGGTCCCCACCTACGTCATCCTCGGTTCGGTCATCGGCACGCGCTTCTGCGGCGTATCGATCACCGAATTGCGCACTTCTTTCGTGGCCGGCGGCGTGGTGACCGTGGTCGTCATCGCGCTTGCGGCGGCGATTGCCGGCGGGGTTTCATATCTGACCGGCGTGCCGCTCGATGCGGCGCTGATCGCCTTTGCGCCGGGTGGGCTCGAAACAATGTCGGCGATGGCTGTCATGCTGCATGCCGACCCCACCTATGTCGGTGCCCACCACGTGTTGCGGCTGATGTTCCTGTCGGTGCTGATGCCAATCGTGCTGGGCAAGGACGCCCGGCAGCGTTGA